From one uncultured Paludibacter sp. genomic stretch:
- a CDS encoding Glycoside hydrolase family 2 sugar binding translates to MRFIKVAILFTLLTFLLSPNAFSQTLKPGIDYPSEIENPECLGINKEPYHATLMPYANLREALIANRRASSYALDLNGKWKFNWVPSPEKRPKDFYKPDYDVSNWKEIPVPSNWEVQGYGTPFYRNIGYTIKKDFPNVMSEPDKQYTAFTEKNPVGSYRRNFEIPDNWKGRRIFITFDGVDCAFFIWVNGEKVGYSINSRNAAEFDLTKYIKHGNNTLAVEVYQYSSGTWLEDQDMWRLHGIFRNVTLWSAPQVHIRDFFVKQDLDNEYKNATVEVVTKIKNYSDITAKPQKFTATLYDKRGKKIASSSVEGKNLSSKEEEQLSIKFPVNNPVKWTAETPNLYTVVLTGSDGEILSSKIGFRKIEIKGRIFTVNGVPVKLKGVNRHEHWSDVGHAITEKQMIRDLEVIKQGNCNHVXTCHYSDDPRWYELCDEWGIWLVAEANVECHGYDGHFDEEPKMKAAIIDRNVANVENFKNHPSVIIWSLGNECGGVGSNFIAALHTVKAIDSSRPVHYERFGMGSRNPADLDGKMYGKPEDFEAVAKNKELTKPFYICEFAHAMFNSMGSLSESSRIFDDNPEIVGGAIWEYQDQALWNKRNPNHPILAYGGGFGEYPNDHYFIHKGVVSYDRSTEGAHVKPHYPEMKKAFQWISTDLIDSVSGIIKIKNKFQFISLDGFKALWTLTENGKIIDKGTLKLPHINSKKELNIPVPFKIKKIKAGAEYFLRISYLQKEKTLWADKGFEVASEQFKLAITTPSIETATVTQNVKTIQDSKLVKIVGKGFNIVFDKQTGFLTELNKNNENILVADGSPKLILWRAPHRNDDMWGYENWERYGLNNLKFSPVDFKIESIDQSSVKIISTVKAEGKEGFSAYHTSEYLIKGDGSVKVDNTIQFSGAKINLARIGVRFLLSKKLDEATYFGRGPWENYSDRKTSADIGLYTLNVNDQYEYEKPMDRGNHEDVRWVKLNSKDGLSLFVHSDKNLMQFSVLPHTDEQMYPIEYKIDLPTSNSTVFILSTKTLGVGSASCGPRPLDKYLVWSEDTKFTYTIQMLKTSTSE, encoded by the coding sequence ATGAGATTCATTAAGGTTGCTATTTTATTTACGTTATTAACATTTCTTTTATCTCCAAATGCGTTCTCTCAAACTTTGAAACCGGGTATTGATTATCCTTCAGAAATTGAAAATCCAGAATGTCTGGGAATTAACAAAGAACCTTATCATGCAACCTTGATGCCTTATGCCAATTTGCGCGAAGCTTTAATCGCCAATCGAAGGGCATCTTCCTATGCATTGGATTTAAATGGCAAATGGAAATTCAACTGGGTGCCAAGCCCCGAAAAACGTCCCAAAGATTTTTATAAACCCGATTATGATGTTTCAAATTGGAAAGAAATTCCAGTTCCTTCCAATTGGGAAGTACAAGGATATGGAACACCATTTTACAGAAATATAGGATACACTATTAAAAAAGACTTTCCAAATGTAATGAGCGAACCGGATAAACAATATACCGCTTTTACAGAAAAAAACCCTGTTGGTAGTTACCGGAGAAATTTTGAAATTCCTGACAATTGGAAAGGTCGCCGCATATTTATAACATTTGATGGAGTTGATTGCGCTTTCTTTATTTGGGTTAACGGAGAAAAAGTCGGTTATAGCATAAATAGCCGAAATGCCGCCGAATTTGATTTAACCAAATATATAAAACACGGCAACAATACTTTGGCTGTTGAAGTGTATCAATACAGTTCCGGAACATGGCTTGAAGATCAGGATATGTGGCGTTTACATGGAATCTTCCGCAATGTAACATTGTGGAGTGCCCCGCAAGTTCATATCCGTGATTTCTTTGTAAAACAAGATTTGGACAATGAATATAAAAATGCTACTGTTGAAGTAGTAACAAAAATAAAAAATTACAGCGATATAACAGCTAAACCTCAAAAGTTTACCGCAACTTTATATGACAAGAGAGGAAAAAAAATTGCAAGTTCAAGTGTTGAAGGTAAGAATCTGAGTTCAAAAGAAGAAGAACAATTATCTATAAAATTTCCTGTAAATAATCCTGTGAAATGGACTGCAGAAACCCCAAATCTTTATACTGTTGTTTTGACGGGATCTGATGGTGAAATTTTGTCTTCTAAAATTGGCTTCAGAAAAATAGAAATTAAAGGAAGAATTTTTACGGTAAACGGTGTACCTGTAAAGTTGAAAGGTGTGAATCGTCACGAACATTGGTCGGACGTGGGTCATGCTATTACGGAAAAACAAATGATTCGCGACCTTGAAGTCATCAAACAAGGAAACTGCAATCATGTAAGNACATGTCATTATTCCGATGATCCGCGTTGGTACGAATTATGTGATGAATGGGGAATTTGGTTAGTTGCCGAAGCAAATGTNGAATGTCATGGCTATGACGGACATTTTGATGAAGAGCCTAAAATGAAAGCTGCCATTATTGACCGCAATGTGGCGAACGTGGAAAATTTCAAAAATCATCCATCGGTTATTATCTGGTCTCTCGGAAATGAATGCGGAGGTGTCGGTTCCAATTTTATCGCGGCACTGCACACGGTTAAAGCTATAGATTCAAGTCGCCCCGTACATTACGAACGTTTTGGAATGGGATCGAGAAATCCGGCTGATCTTGATGGAAAAATGTATGGTAAACCCGAGGATTTTGAGGCTGTTGCCAAAAACAAAGAACTAACCAAGCCTTTTTATATCTGCGAGTTTGCGCATGCTATGTTCAATTCTATGGGATCATTATCCGAAAGTTCACGAATTTTTGATGATAATCCTGAAATTGTGGGTGGAGCTATTTGGGAATACCAAGATCAGGCTTTGTGGAACAAACGTAATCCTAATCATCCTATTTTGGCTTATGGCGGAGGATTTGGCGAGTATCCCAATGATCATTATTTTATCCATAAAGGCGTGGTTTCGTATGACCGTTCCACAGAAGGCGCCCATGTAAAACCGCATTACCCTGAGATGAAAAAAGCTTTTCAATGGATTAGCACTGATTTAATAGATTCTGTTTCCGGTATAATCAAAATAAAAAACAAATTTCAGTTTATTTCATTAGATGGATTTAAAGCCTTATGGACATTGACAGAAAACGGAAAAATAATAGACAAAGGAACATTAAAATTACCTCATATAAATTCCAAAAAAGAATTGAACATTCCAGTTCCATTTAAGATAAAAAAAATTAAAGCCGGCGCTGAATATTTTTTAAGAATTTCATATCTGCAAAAAGAAAAAACGCTATGGGCGGATAAGGGTTTCGAGGTTGCATCAGAACAATTTAAATTAGCTATTACTACGCCTTCTATTGAAACGGCTACAGTAACACAAAATGTTAAAACAATACAAGATTCCAAATTGGTGAAGATTGTAGGGAAAGGATTTAACATTGTATTTGATAAACAAACAGGCTTTTTAACTGAATTAAATAAAAATAATGAAAATATACTGGTTGCGGATGGTTCGCCCAAACTTATATTATGGCGCGCCCCTCACCGCAATGATGATATGTGGGGATATGAAAATTGGGAACGTTACGGATTAAATAATTTAAAATTTTCTCCGGTTGATTTCAAAATAGAATCAATTGACCAATCATCAGTAAAAATCATCTCTACTGTAAAAGCTGAAGGAAAAGAAGGTTTTTCCGCATATCATACTTCGGAATATTTGATTAAAGGCGATGGCTCTGTAAAGGTTGATAATACAATTCAGTTTAGCGGAGCAAAAATTAACCTTGCGCGTATCGGAGTAAGATTCCTTTTAAGTAAAAAACTGGATGAAGCAACTTATTTCGGTCGAGGTCCTTGGGAAAATTACTCCGACCGTAAAACATCGGCTGATATTGGATTGTATACATTGAATGTAAACGATCAGTATGAATATGAAAAACCGATGGATAGAGGCAACCATGAGGATGTAAGATGGGTAAAATTAAATTCGAAAGACGGTTTATCTTTATTTGTGCACTCCGATAAAAATCTGATGCAATTTTCGGTGCTACCGCATACAGACGAACAAATGTACCCGATTGAATATAAAATTGATTTGCCGACAAGTAATTCAACGGTATTTATACTTTCAACAAAAACATTGGGCGTAGGTTCAGCCAGTTGCGGTCCCAGACCATTGGACAAATATTTAGTATGGTCTGAAGACACTAAATTTACATATACAATACAAATGCTTAAAACGAGTACATCAGAATAA